In Aquiflexum balticum DSM 16537, a single genomic region encodes these proteins:
- a CDS encoding lysophospholipid acyltransferase family protein — MVLIRRIYSVYALLMFCLSFLLFFPLFLVCIWVPGWEKYGRKINQFWANLFFILIFLPVKIEGKEHIKKGQPYIFVSNHFSYIDIAMMGFIPGDVIYIGKSSISKVPLFGYYFKNLHIAVKRESIKSRGEVLLRSKKAIDNGSSIVIFPEGGICAPNPPEMAKFKDGAFSLAVDKQIPIIPVTLSFNHLILPDDGKLLLNFKKAKLVFHSPIETVGCSSKDIPKIKENCYQTIQEQLLEDNKQLTTYMNVNTL, encoded by the coding sequence ATGGTTTTAATTAGAAGAATCTATAGTGTTTATGCTTTGCTGATGTTCTGCCTCAGTTTCCTGTTGTTTTTCCCTTTGTTTTTGGTTTGTATTTGGGTACCGGGATGGGAAAAATACGGCAGGAAAATCAATCAATTTTGGGCAAACCTGTTTTTTATTTTGATTTTCCTTCCGGTAAAAATTGAAGGGAAAGAACATATTAAAAAAGGACAGCCCTATATTTTTGTATCCAACCATTTCTCCTATATAGACATCGCTATGATGGGATTTATTCCTGGAGATGTGATCTATATTGGAAAGAGTTCCATCTCCAAAGTACCACTATTTGGTTATTATTTCAAAAATTTACATATCGCAGTCAAGCGTGAAAGCATCAAAAGCCGGGGGGAGGTATTACTCAGGTCAAAAAAGGCAATTGACAATGGCAGCAGCATTGTCATATTCCCGGAGGGAGGAATATGCGCACCTAATCCACCTGAAATGGCAAAATTCAAAGATGGGGCTTTCAGTTTGGCAGTCGACAAACAAATCCCAATCATTCCTGTCACTTTATCATTTAATCATTTAATTTTGCCTGATGATGGAAAACTGCTTTTGAATTTTAAAAAAGCAAAACTAGTTTTCCATTCTCCTATTGAAACTGTCGGATGTTCATCCAAGGATATTCCAAAAATCAAGGAAAACTGCTACCAAACCATCCAAGAACAACTCTTGGAAGACAATAAGCAATTGACCACATACATGAATGTTAATACTTTATGA
- the gatC gene encoding Asp-tRNA(Asn)/Glu-tRNA(Gln) amidotransferase subunit GatC, with protein MKIDSNSVKKIAHLARLEFNEEGTEKMKKDMTQILDWVEQLNEVETEGIEPLTTMSSEVNVLREDIEGEHLSREQGLQNAPQRDSDYFRVPKVLE; from the coding sequence ATGAAAATAGATTCAAACAGCGTTAAGAAAATCGCCCACCTCGCAAGACTCGAATTCAACGAAGAAGGTACTGAAAAAATGAAAAAAGACATGACTCAGATCCTCGATTGGGTAGAACAACTCAATGAGGTGGAGACAGAAGGTATTGAACCATTGACAACCATGTCCTCGGAGGTAAATGTACTGAGAGAAGATATCGAAGGCGAGCATCTTTCCCGTGAACAAGGCCTTCAAAATGCCCCCCAAAGAGATTCGGATTATTTCAGAGTTCCAAAGGTCTTGGAATAA